The Streptomyces sp. DG1A-41 genomic sequence CCACCGCCGTCGGCAGGCGCGTCGCGGAGATCGCCACCGCCACCGTCAAGCGCCTCCACCTGGAGCTCGGCGGCAAGGCGCCCTTCGTGGTCTTCGACGACGCCGACCTGGAGGCCGCCGCCCACGGCGCGGTCGCGGGCGCGCTCATCAACACCGGACAGGACTGCACGGCCGCCACGCGCGCATACGTACAGCGGCCGCTGTACGACGCCTTCGTGGAACGGACGGCGGCGCTCATGGAGACCGTCCGGCTCGGCGACCCCTTCGCGGCCGGCACCGACCTCGGCCCGCTCGTCTCACACGCCCAGCGCGACCGGGTCGCCGGTTTCGTCGACCGGGCACGGGCCTACGCGCGCGTGGTGACCGGCGGCGAGGCACCCGAGGGCGAGCTCGCCAAAGGCGCCTACTACCGGCCGACCCTCATCGCCGACGCCGCCCAGGACAGCGAGGTCGTCCAGTCCGAGATCTTCGGACCGGTCCTGGTCGTGCTGCCGTTCGACACCGACGACGAGGGCATCGCGCTCGCCAACGACACCCCGTACGGGCTCGCCGCCTCCGCCTGGAGCCGGGACGTGTACCGGGCGAACCGGGCCACACGCGAGATCAAGGCGGGCTGTGTGTGGGTCAACGACCACATCCCGATCATCAGCGAGATGCCGCACGGCGGATACAAGTCCTCCGGCTACGGCAAGGACATGTCCGCGTACTCGTTCGAGGAGTACACCCAGATCAAGCACGTCATGTTCGACAACACGGCGGTGGCCGCCAAAGACTGGCACCGCACCGTCTTCGGGGACCGATAGTCGTCTGCAGGCCGCCTGACCAACGGCCGCCCACCCTCCGAAAGGGCACCACGCGCATGGAGCAGTACGAGCCCGACCGCCTGTCCCCGGCCCAAGTGGCCGCCATACGGCGCAGTTTCAGGAACGGCAGGGCCGCCCTCACCCGGCGGTCGCTGCTGCGCGCCTCCGCGGGCGGCGCGCTGGCGGTCGGCGGTCTCGGGACGCTGAGCGCCTGCGGCATCCCGGCGGCGGGCACGTCGCAGGGCGGCGTCTCGGCCGAGGACCACTCGGCCAAGGAGAAGACCGTGAACTTCTCCAACTGGACCGAGTACATGGACGTCGACGACAGCGGCAAGCACCACCCGACGCTGGAGCAGTTCACGAAACGCACCGGCATCAAGGTCAAGTACACCGAGGACATCAACGACAACAACGAGTTCTTCGGCAAGATCAAGCCGCAGCTCGCCGCGGGCCAGGACACCGGGCGCGACATCATCGTCCTCACCGACTGGCTGGCCGGCCGCCTCATCCGCCTGGGCTGGGTGCAGAAGCTCGACCCGGCCAACCTGCCGCACGCCTACGCCAACCTGTCGGCCCAGTTCCGCAGCCCCGACTGGGACCCGGGCCGCGCCTACTCGTACGTCTGGCAGGGCATCTCGACCGTCATCGCGTACAACAAGAAGGCGCTCGACGGCGTCGAGGTGACGTCGATATCCGACCTGCTCGACAACCCCAGGCTCAAGGGGAGGGTCGGCTTCCTGTCGGAGATGCGCGACAGCGTCGGCATGACGCTGCTCGACATGGGCAAGGACCCGGCGAAGTTCACCGCCGACGACTACGACGCGGCCATCGCCCGGCTCCAGAAGGCCGTCGACAAGGGCCAGATCCGCCGCTTCACCGGCAACGACTACACATCCGACCTGACCAGCGGCGACTTCGCGGCCTGCGTCGCCTGGGCCGGGGACGTCGTCCAGCTCAAGGCGGACAGCCCCGACATCGACTTCCTCATCCCGGACAGCGGCTACATGACGTCGACCGACAACCTGCTGATCCCCAACAAGGCCCGGCACAAGACGAACGCCGAGCGGCTCATCGACTTCTACTACGAGCCGAAGCCGGCCGCCGAACTCGCCGCGTACATCAACTACGTCTGTCCCGTCGACGGCGTGAAGGCCGAGCTGGCGAAGATCGACGAGGACGCGGCGAACAACCCGCTGATCATCCCCGACAAGGCCATGGCCGCCAAGTCGCACGCCTTCCGCTCGCTGAGCTCGAAGGAAGAGACCGAGTTCGAAGAGAAGTTCGCGAAGCTGACGGGGGCGTGACCCACGATGACGAACAAGACAGACCCCACCGGTGACGTCCGCCTGACGGGCATCAGCAAGACCTACGGCTCCTTCACCGCCGTCCATCCGCTCGACCTGACCGTCCCGCAGGGCTCCTTCTTCGCCCTGCTCGGCGCCTCCGGCTGCGGCAAGACCACCACCCTGCGCATGATCGCCGGCCTGGAGGAACCTTCCTCCGGGACCGTGGCGCTGGGCAACCAGGACGTGACCGCGCTCCCGCCGTACAAGCGGCCCGTGAACACGGTCTTCCAGTCCTACGCCCTCTTCCCGCACCTCGACATCTTCGAGAACGTCGCCTTCGGACTGCGCCGGCGCGGCCTGAAGTCGGTGAAGAAGCAGGTCGAGGAGATGCTCGACCTGGTCCAGCTCGGTGAGCAGGCCCGTAAGAAGCCGCACCAGCTCTCCGGCGGCCAGCAGCAGCGCGTCGCCGTGGCCCGCGCGCTGATCAACCACCCCAAGGTGCTCCTCCTCGACGAGCCGCTCGGCGCCCTCGACCTCAAGCTGCGCCGCCAGATGCAGCTGGAGCTCAAGCGCATCCAGACCGAGGTGGGCATCACCTTCATCCACGTCACGCACGACCAGGAGGAAGCCATGACCATGGCCGACACGGTCGCCGTGATGAACGCGGGCCGCGTCGAGCAACTCGGCTCGCCGGCCGACCTCTACGAGAACCCGCGCACCACCTTCGTCGCCAACTTCCTCGGCACCTCGAACTTCATCGAGGCCGAGGTCGGCTCCAAGAGCGGCGACGAGATCGTGCTGAAGGCGGGCGGCGGCAAGCTCGTCCTGCCCGAGGCGCGGTGCGGCGCGCCCACGGCGACCGGCGGCAAGGTGCTGGTCGGCGTCCGCCCGGAGAAGATCTCCCTCACCCACGCGGACGACGCCGGCGAGATACCCGAGGGCCGCAACCGCATCACCGGCCGGATCGCCGACTCCAGTTTCATCGGCGTCTCGACGCAGTACGTCGTCGACAGCCCGGTCTGCCCGGACTTCGAGGTCTACGCCCAGAACATCGACCGTGACCCGCGGCTGGTGCCCGGCGCCGAGGTCGTCCTGCACTGGAACCCGGCCCACACCTTCGGCCTGGACGCCGCCCAGGACGTCGACGCCGGAGTGGAAGAGGCGGTCTGATGTCGACACTGACCGAGGCGCCACCGCCGCTCGCACCACAGGCCCCCGAGCCGAAACCCCCGAAGCGCAGGGGCCGCTGGACCCCGTACGTGCTGCTGCTCCCCGGCATCCTCTGGCTGCTGGTCTTCTTCGCGCTGCCGATGATCTACCAGGCCTCCACGTCCGTGCAGACGGGCTCGCTGGAGCAGGGCTACAAGGTCACCTGGCACTTCGCCACGTACTGGGACGCGCTGTCCGCGTACTGGCCGCAGTTCGTCCGGTCCGTGATGTACGCGGGCACCGCGACGATCCTCTGCCTGCTGCTCGGCTACCCGCTCGCGTATCTGATCGCCTTCCGCGCGGGTCGCTGGCGGAACCTGATCATGATCCTGGTGATCGCGCCGTTCTTCACCAGCTTCCTGATCCGCACCCTGGCCTGGAAGACGATCCTCGCGGACGGCGGCCCGCTCGTCGGCGCGCTCGACACGCTGCACGTCCTGGACGTCACCAACTGGCTCGGCTGGACCGCCGGCGACCGGGTCCTCGCCACGCCGCTCGCGGTGGTCTGCGGACTGACGTACAACTTCCTGCCGTTCATGATCCTGCCGCTCTACACCTCGCTGGAGCGGATCGACGGCCGGCTCCACGAGGCCGCGGGCGACCTGTACGCACGTCCCTGGACGACCTTCCGCAAGGTCACCTTCCCGCTGTCGATGCCGGGTGTCGTCTCCGGCACGCTGCTGACCTTCATCCCGGCGGCCGGTGACTACGTCAACGCCGACCTCCTCGGCTCCACGGACACCCGCATGGTCGGAAACGTCATCCAGACGCAGTTCCTGAGAGTGCTCGACTATCCGACGGCCGCGGCGCTCTCCTTCATCCTCATGGCGGCCATTCTTCTCATGGTCACCCTCTACATCCGCAGGTCCGGGACGGAGGATCTGGTCTAAATGCCCTTCGTCAACTGGCTGAAAAGAAATCTCGTCGTCATCGCGGGACTGCTGACGCTCGCCTATCTCCTGCTGCCGAACATCATCGTGACGGTGTTCTCCTTCAACAAACCGAAGGGGCGCTTCAACTACGAATGGCAGCAGTTCTCCCTGGACGCCTGGAAGGACCCGTGCGGGGTCTCCGATCTGTGCGGCTCGCTGTCGGTCAGCCTCCAGATCGCGTTCTGGGCGACGCTCGGCGCCACGCTCCTCGGCACGCTCATCGCCTTCGCGCTGGTCCGCTACCGGTTCCGCGCCCGTGGCGCCGTGAACTCGCTGATCTTCCTGCCGATGGCGATGCCCGAGGTCGTCATGGCCGCCTCGCTGCTCACCCTGTTCCTCAACATGGGCGCACAGCTGGGTTTCTGGACGATTCTCATCGCGCACATCATGTTCTGCCTGAGTTTCGTGGTCACGGCCGTCAAAGCGCGCGTGATGTCGATGGATCCCAAACTGGAGGAGGCGGCGCGGGACCTGTACGCGGGCCCGTTCCAGACCTTCGTCCGGGTCACCCTGCCGATCGCGGCGCCGGGAATCGCGGCAGGCGCCATGCTCGCCTTCGCCCTCTCCTTCGACGACTTCATCATCACCAATTTCAACGCCGGCTCGACCGTCACCTTCCCCATGTTCGTCTGGGGCTCGGCGCAGCGCGGAACGCCCGTACAGATCAATGTCATCGGCACGGCCATGTTCGTCGTCGCCGTACTGTTCGTCCTGGCTTCCATGGCCGTCGGTCATCGCCGCAACAGACAAAAGGCATAACCTGAGGGAGTTGACATCATGGCCCCGAGCGCCATGAAGCAGCGGTACAAATGGATTCGTTCGCTTTCCGACGCCCAGCCGGTCCCGTACTGGCTGGACGACCCCGGCCGGCCTCGCCCCGAACCCGCCCTCACCTCCTCCGAGACCTGCGATCTGCTGGTCGTCGGCGGCGGCTACAGCGGACTGTGGACGGCGCTGATCGCCAAGGAACGCGACCCGCGGCGGGACGTGGTGCTGGTGGAGGGCCGCGAGGTGGGTTGGGCCGCCTCGGGCCGCAACGGAGGATTCTGCGCCGCCTCCCTCACCCACGGCCTGCC encodes the following:
- a CDS encoding gamma-aminobutyraldehyde dehydrogenase encodes the protein MHNPGNATPDRFPAEERFEEGAQYIAGRLTRGTSGRTHAVVDPASGEEVLRYELAGTADVDRAVAAAREAFPGWAGATPGERSDALHRFAAVLADRAEDFARAESLQCGKPLKLSREFDVPGTIDNTAFFAGAARLLQGQSAGEYSGDHTSYLRREPIGVVGSIAPWNYPLQMAAWKVLPAIAAGNTIVLKPAELTPLTSLLFAQAVTDAGIPDGVVNIVTGTGKEAGEYLVGHPDVAMTSFTGSTAVGRRVAEIATATVKRLHLELGGKAPFVVFDDADLEAAAHGAVAGALINTGQDCTAATRAYVQRPLYDAFVERTAALMETVRLGDPFAAGTDLGPLVSHAQRDRVAGFVDRARAYARVVTGGEAPEGELAKGAYYRPTLIADAAQDSEVVQSEIFGPVLVVLPFDTDDEGIALANDTPYGLAASAWSRDVYRANRATREIKAGCVWVNDHIPIISEMPHGGYKSSGYGKDMSAYSFEEYTQIKHVMFDNTAVAAKDWHRTVFGDR
- a CDS encoding spermidine/putrescine ABC transporter substrate-binding protein, whose translation is MEQYEPDRLSPAQVAAIRRSFRNGRAALTRRSLLRASAGGALAVGGLGTLSACGIPAAGTSQGGVSAEDHSAKEKTVNFSNWTEYMDVDDSGKHHPTLEQFTKRTGIKVKYTEDINDNNEFFGKIKPQLAAGQDTGRDIIVLTDWLAGRLIRLGWVQKLDPANLPHAYANLSAQFRSPDWDPGRAYSYVWQGISTVIAYNKKALDGVEVTSISDLLDNPRLKGRVGFLSEMRDSVGMTLLDMGKDPAKFTADDYDAAIARLQKAVDKGQIRRFTGNDYTSDLTSGDFAACVAWAGDVVQLKADSPDIDFLIPDSGYMTSTDNLLIPNKARHKTNAERLIDFYYEPKPAAELAAYINYVCPVDGVKAELAKIDEDAANNPLIIPDKAMAAKSHAFRSLSSKEETEFEEKFAKLTGA
- a CDS encoding ABC transporter ATP-binding protein; its protein translation is MTNKTDPTGDVRLTGISKTYGSFTAVHPLDLTVPQGSFFALLGASGCGKTTTLRMIAGLEEPSSGTVALGNQDVTALPPYKRPVNTVFQSYALFPHLDIFENVAFGLRRRGLKSVKKQVEEMLDLVQLGEQARKKPHQLSGGQQQRVAVARALINHPKVLLLDEPLGALDLKLRRQMQLELKRIQTEVGITFIHVTHDQEEAMTMADTVAVMNAGRVEQLGSPADLYENPRTTFVANFLGTSNFIEAEVGSKSGDEIVLKAGGGKLVLPEARCGAPTATGGKVLVGVRPEKISLTHADDAGEIPEGRNRITGRIADSSFIGVSTQYVVDSPVCPDFEVYAQNIDRDPRLVPGAEVVLHWNPAHTFGLDAAQDVDAGVEEAV
- a CDS encoding ABC transporter permease, whose translation is MSTLTEAPPPLAPQAPEPKPPKRRGRWTPYVLLLPGILWLLVFFALPMIYQASTSVQTGSLEQGYKVTWHFATYWDALSAYWPQFVRSVMYAGTATILCLLLGYPLAYLIAFRAGRWRNLIMILVIAPFFTSFLIRTLAWKTILADGGPLVGALDTLHVLDVTNWLGWTAGDRVLATPLAVVCGLTYNFLPFMILPLYTSLERIDGRLHEAAGDLYARPWTTFRKVTFPLSMPGVVSGTLLTFIPAAGDYVNADLLGSTDTRMVGNVIQTQFLRVLDYPTAAALSFILMAAILLMVTLYIRRSGTEDLV
- a CDS encoding ABC transporter permease, which produces MPFVNWLKRNLVVIAGLLTLAYLLLPNIIVTVFSFNKPKGRFNYEWQQFSLDAWKDPCGVSDLCGSLSVSLQIAFWATLGATLLGTLIAFALVRYRFRARGAVNSLIFLPMAMPEVVMAASLLTLFLNMGAQLGFWTILIAHIMFCLSFVVTAVKARVMSMDPKLEEAARDLYAGPFQTFVRVTLPIAAPGIAAGAMLAFALSFDDFIITNFNAGSTVTFPMFVWGSAQRGTPVQINVIGTAMFVVAVLFVLASMAVGHRRNRQKA